A section of the Clostridia bacterium genome encodes:
- a CDS encoding ARMT1-like domain-containing protein, which translates to MTKMRQRVECLPCYLNQAISTFLVGKVDEQKQKEFMAEIIKELPKLNYDKTPGENTSLVLQRACELMGNSDPYKEAKRESNELALSIYDELKDTVDKSEDPLFTSFQMAVAGNIIDMGIIRDYDIHGAIHDALNIDFGICDYDKFKDMLKDGYTILIIGDNSGEIVFDKLLVEELNKLGKETIYAVKEEPILNDATMEDVYQSGMDKIAKVITNGNEFCGTIFEKCSDEFLDTFDSADIIIAKGQANYESLEGESRAGDKTFFILKAKCGSVADNLGVEQGTNVFVQNVIKHVQG; encoded by the coding sequence ATGACAAAAATGAGACAAAGAGTTGAGTGTTTACCCTGTTATTTAAATCAGGCTATTTCTACTTTTCTGGTAGGTAAGGTAGATGAACAAAAGCAGAAAGAATTTATGGCAGAGATAATAAAGGAGTTGCCTAAGCTTAATTATGATAAAACTCCGGGGGAGAATACATCTCTGGTATTGCAGCGTGCATGTGAGCTTATGGGCAATAGTGATCCTTATAAAGAAGCCAAGAGGGAATCCAATGAGCTGGCATTGAGCATATACGATGAATTAAAAGATACAGTGGATAAATCTGAAGACCCATTATTTACTTCATTTCAGATGGCGGTCGCCGGCAATATAATCGATATGGGAATTATCAGGGATTATGACATACATGGAGCTATCCATGATGCCTTGAATATAGATTTTGGCATCTGTGATTATGATAAGTTTAAAGATATGTTGAAAGATGGGTATACTATATTGATAATCGGCGATAATAGCGGCGAAATAGTTTTTGATAAGCTATTGGTTGAAGAGCTGAATAAGCTGGGGAAAGAGACAATCTATGCTGTAAAAGAAGAACCTATACTGAATGATGCTACTATGGAGGATGTATATCAGTCGGGTATGGATAAGATAGCTAAAGTTATAACGAATGGCAATGAGTTTTGCGGTACTATATTTGAAAAATGTTCAGATGAGTTTCTCGATACATTTGATAGTGCGGATATCATAATAGCTAAAGGTCAGGCAAATTACGAATCGCTAGAAGGCGAAAGTAGAGCAGGGGACAAAACCTTTTTCATATTGAAAGCAAAATGTGGTTCTGTTGCCGATAATTTAGGCGTGGAACAAGGGACCAATGTTTTTGTACAAAATGTGATTAAACACGTACAAGGATAA
- a CDS encoding TVP38/TMEM64 family protein, which translates to MPTKDNFKKIITAILVVLGIILIFKYTDLGEWLTLEGFQRNKNFMKEYMSEHYLISVIIYILFYTFVVSFFFPGATVTLIAGGFLFGTVPAMVYSIIGATIGGTLSFLFSRYIIGSWIQKKYRDKFKNINQKIKENGKNYALTLRFVPVLPFFMINLLFGITPLPLGTFVWTTAVGVIPGIFVCANAGDTISNINSMSDVFTPRTYATLVIFAAFALLPVLLNKKKQN; encoded by the coding sequence ATGCCTACCAAAGATAATTTTAAAAAAATAATAACAGCTATACTGGTAGTACTAGGAATCATATTGATATTTAAATATACAGATTTAGGAGAATGGCTGACTTTAGAAGGCTTTCAAAGGAATAAAAATTTCATGAAGGAGTACATGTCTGAACACTATCTTATCAGCGTTATAATATATATATTATTTTATACATTTGTAGTATCTTTCTTTTTCCCAGGCGCTACAGTCACACTGATCGCAGGAGGATTTCTATTCGGAACTGTTCCTGCTATGGTGTATTCGATAATAGGAGCTACCATAGGAGGAACATTGAGCTTTCTGTTTTCACGTTATATAATAGGTAGCTGGATTCAAAAAAAATACAGAGATAAATTCAAAAACATAAATCAAAAAATTAAGGAAAATGGAAAAAATTATGCACTTACCCTACGCTTTGTACCCGTGTTACCTTTTTTTATGATCAATCTTCTGTTCGGAATCACACCTTTACCTTTAGGCACCTTTGTATGGACAACTGCTGTAGGTGTGATACCCGGTATTTTTGTATGTGCCAATGCAGGAGATACCATAAGCAATATAAATTCCATGAGCGATGTTTTTACTCCCAGAACATATGCTACACTTGTAATTTTTGCAGCCTTTGCACTGCTACCTGTATTGCTCAACAAGAAAAAACAGAACTGA